The Nostoc sp. PCC 7524 nucleotide sequence CCAGTCAGGATAACGCCTAGCTAATTCTGAATCAGGTGGTGCCATAAAACCATATTCAAACCAGGGAATGACAGTTAAACCTTGGGGTTTAGCTAGTTGTAATAACTTCCTTAAAATATCCTGACCACCATGCACAACATTTACCAAGGGCTGAACATCACTACCTGTAAATAATTTGGCTGTATCACTTTTGTAGAAAGTATATCCTCGGTTCCAAACTACAGGATAAATGGTATTAAAATTGAGTGCTGATAATTGCTTGATAGCCCTGTCAATCCCCCAAGGGACAAATAGTACACCACTAGCAACATTAGTTAGCCACACTCCCCGGATTTCGGTTGTAGTAGGTAGGCTATTTTTTTGTTGATAATCTGAGAGTGAAGGGTTAGAGAATATTGTTAAGCACAATACTAATTGCACACAAAATAAATAAAACAAGCAAAGTTTAGCCAACCGATTCATTTGTTGTTTTGACTTTGTTGGGTAGAGATTGTTATTGATACAGAATAAATCATTATTTTTCTGGGTAATGTAGAAATATCATAAAAACATACCAAGATATAAAGCAAAACCTATCACTTTATATCTTGGCTTGAATTTAGTTATAGGATAGTTAACAGTGAACTTTGTTCGTAGTAAAGGCTTCAGCCCTTATTCTTAAATCTCCAAAGGACTAAACTCCTCTCTTCTCTACGAGAGGCTGCGCCAACGAGACGCTGCGCGTAGCTTGCTTCCCCGGAGGGGTACACTACAAACTGTCTTAAAACCTCTCCACTCCTGCAAACTGCTGATTGCTGTTTTGATTTGCCGCCTCCCCACAAGTGCGCGGCGTAGGAAATATCTTGCCCGGATTAGCTAACCCTTGGGGATTAAATACTTGTCTTACCCACTGCATCGTTTCTAAATCAGCAGTGCTGAACATATCGGGCATATAGCACTTTTTATCAGCGCCTATACCATGTTCTCCAGAAATACTACCGCCAACTCTGACACAAAGTTTGAGAATTTCACCGCCCAATTCTTCCACTTTTTCTAATGCACCAGGAACGGCATTATCAAACAGAATTAGTGGATGTAAATTGCCGTCACCAGCATGAAATACATTGGCGATTTGATAACCAAATTTTTGACTTAATGCCTCAATCTCTTGTAATACATAGGGTAACTGCGTCCGAGGAATCACCCCATCCTGCACATAATAATCTGGGCTTAAATGACCAGCCGCCGCAAAAGCAGCTTTACGTCCTTTCCACAGCTTCAATCTAGTTTCCGGATCACTAGCAGAAGTAACATTCCGCGCCCCATTCTTTTTACAAATTTCAGCGACACGCTTTTTATTTTCTGCCACTTCGATTTCTAAACCATCAATTTCAACTAACAGAATGGCTGTAGCATCACGGGGATAACAATTAGTAGCAACCACATCTTCCACAGCATTAATGCTGATGTTATCCATCATTTCCATCCCGCCAGGAATTATCCCCGCACTGATGATATCAGAAACAGTTTCCCCCGCCGCTTCTACAGTGGTAAAGTCTGCCAACAGCACACAAATTGATTCTGCGCTCTTGAGAATTCTGAGAGTAATTTCTGTAGCAATCCCCAAAGTACCTTCTGAGCCGACAAAGATACCCGTCAAGTCATAACCAGGGGTTTCGGGAATTTGTCCCCCTAAATCCACAATTTCCCCTTCAGGTGTGACGATTTTTAAACCCAAAACGTGGTTAGTTGTCACACCATACTTTAAACAATGCACTCCGCCAGAGTTTTCCGCCACATTTCCCCCAATCGAGCAGATAATTTGGCTGGAGGGGTCAGGAGCGTAGTAAAATCCAGCACCACTAACTGTCTGTGTTACCCAGCTATTAATCACTCCTGGTTGTACGACAATGCGCTGATTATCTAAATCAACGCTCAGAATTTGCCGCATTAAAGAAGTAACAATTAAAACTGAGTCATCAGAAGGTAAAGCGCCGCCAGATAAACCAGTTCCAGAACCCCGTGCGATGAATGGTACAGCATACTGGTTGCATATCTTCACCACCGCCGCCACTTGTTCTGTAGTTCGTGGTAACACCGCCACAGCCGGACGTTGACGATAGCTAGTTAAACCATCACACTCATAGGTGATGAGTTCTTCACGGCGTTGCACTACCCCGTTTGTACCAAGAACAGCCTCGAATGCTTTGATGATGGGTTTCCAGTTACGTTGTTGTTTATCTTGGGTAAGCATAGATTTTTATTTAAAGCCTGGGTGGGTAAGTTTAATTACTATTGTGGCCAGAATAGCAGTTTAAGGGAATGAAGAGGCGATCGCTTACACTGGGTTGTACCAATGCAACAATATTCAGTATTCTCCATTACCGTTATCTTGTAAAAAATTAATTGATTACGAATGAGAATCTAACCTCAAATTTTGCACCTACCCGATATTCCGCCTCGGAATTTATTCCGAGGCTCATTTATTTCTTGGCAGGATGAACATCTGGTGCAAGATATCAATACAAGTACATTCTTATTAAGTAGGTCGGCGTAAATAATTATTGTTGGAATAAGGCAGGGGGCAGGGGGCAGGGAGCAGGGGGAGAAAGAGTTTGAGCCTTATTTACTTTTCTTCACATGGTTTGGTTTTATTGCACCGACTTACTTACTCTAATCCATTAACCTAGAAATAACGCTCTTAAATCAATGGATAAAATCATGGTTGAGCAACTTCTCATAAATAATGATGATTTCTATGTACCAGATGCCAACCTGCTAGTCACTGAAGATGATACACCTGTGGACAATTTTGCATCTGCCAAGCAACAACGCCTATTAGTCGGATCTCTTTATAGTTCTTTACAAAATCAGACTTTTTTAGCTGAAGCTAATGTTGGTATTTATCACACAGACAAACAGCCTGCAATTGTACCTGATGTTTTCCTCAGCTTGGATGTCCAAACTCCTGAAAATTGGTGGGAGAAACAAAATCGCTGTTATATGGTTTGGCGATTTGGTAAACCTCCAGAAGTCGTGATTGAAATTGTTTCTAATCAAGAAGGTGACGAACTCGGTAAAAAGCTGGGAATTTATGAACAAATGCGAGTCAGTTACTACATTGTTTATGATTCAACTCAGCAATTAGGAGAAAACATCCTACGAGTTTATGAACTTAGAGGCAGACGCTATTTTGAAACCTCTGAAACTTGGTTAGAACAAGTGGGTTTAGGTGTGACTCTTTGGGAAGGTGAATTTGAAGGTAGACAGGATATTTGGTTACGTTGGTGCTATCAAGACGGTAGTGTTTTACTAACTGGTGATGAACTCGCTCAACAAGAACGACAACGTGCTGAACAGGAGAAACAACGTGCTGAACAAGCAGAAGAACGCGCCCAATTACTAGCAGAAAGACTAAGGGCTATGGGAATTGATCCCGATACCCTGTAAAAATCTTTCATGCAGAAAACCTATAGAGAGACGTTTCATGAAACGTCTCTACATATTATTGGTGAGAGTTACTGAATGATGGGATGAAACTTGATGTATTTAAATCTCAACCTCCTCATTCTCTCTGCGCCTCTGCGTGAGACAAAAAAATCCTTATACAAAAAGTCAATTATTGATAAAATCTTCCACACGCTGCCAAACATTTTCCAACAAATCAGAATCATCCGCATCAAACCATTCAATTTGGGGATATGCTCTAAACCAAGTACGTTGGCGTTTAGCAAATTGTCGGGTATGCAAAACTGTTAATTCTTTGGCAGATTCTAAAGAAATTTCACCCCTTAAATATTGCTTGATTTCTTGATATCCCAAAGTATTTAACAAAGGCAAATCAGCACCATATTTTTGACAGAGATATTCAACTTCAGCCACTAACCCATCTGTAATCATTTGTTCAGTACGTTGGTGAATGCGCTTGTCTAATTTCTCTACTTCACAATCTAACCCAATCTGCAAAATCGGATAATTTGGTGGATTTTCCCCTTGTTGTGCAGAAATAGGTATTCCAGTTACATAAAATACTTCCAATGCGCGTAAAGTTCGCACGGGATCATTGGGATGAATCTTTTGTGCAGCCGTGGGATCAACTTGTTGTAATATGCCGTAAAGTGTAGTTTGACCCAGAGATTCTAACTGCGATCGCAATTCATAATTGGGTGCAACTCTAGGAATTTTCATCCCTTGGACAATTGAGCGTATATACAAACCAGTACCACCCACTAATAACAGTGGAGATACCGCCAGAGAATTAATTAAAGCTTGTGCTTGCTCTTGATAGTCTGCCACCGTCATAGTATCTTTGGGATCGCAGATATCTATCAAATAATGTGGCACTACTTTTTGTTCTGCCAATGTTGGCTTTGCCGTACCAATATTAAATTCCCGGTAAACCTGACGGGAATCAGCACTCAAAATCACAGAACCCAACCGCCTAGCTAAATTCACAGCCAAGCTAGACTTACCAGTCGCCGTAGCACCACAAATCACGATTAATTTAGTCATTAGTCAATAGTCCATAGTCAATAGGTGACAGGTGACAGGTGACAGGTGATAGTCAATCTCTACCTTGTCTCCTCTGCTCCCTTGCTCCTCTGCCCCCCTGCTCCTCTGCTCCCCTGCCCCTTAAGAGTCCCCATTCCCTTTTATGCTAAAATTTTGAGGCTTTTTGCTCTCTTTAGATTAAACGCTACAAGCTCTGATTTTCTCCTACTCAAAATCTCTAGAGTATGTTATAAATCTGTGAAATTTGAAAAAATCAAGGAATTAATCTAAAAAACTTATGGGGATACATCCCCTATATAAACTTCTCATAAAATTGCCCTACAGTCGTCATTAAGGCTTTTGTGTTAGAATCTTGGTGTGTTTTTGACTTTTTAGCCTTTGGGCGCTTTCAACCCCACGCATCAGGAGAAATTTCATGACGAGCAGTTACAGTGCCGATCAGATTCAAGTTCTGGAAGGTCTGGAAGCCGTCCGCAAACGACCGGGGATGTACATTGGTTCTACCGGGCCGCGAGGACTCCACCATTTAGTCTATGAGGTGGTAGATAACTCTATTGATGAGGCATTGGCAGGTTACTGCACTCACGTAGAGATCGATCTCAATGCTGATGGTTCCGTGACGGTCACAGATGATGGTCGGGGTATTCCTACCGATACTCACTCGCGGACGGGGAAATCAGCTCTAGAAACTGTGTTAACCGTACTGCACGCTGGGGGCAAATTTGGCGGTGGTGGTTATAAGGTTTCTGGAGGGTTGCACGGGGTTGGGATTTCTGTAGTTAACGCCTTGTCTGAAGTTGTAGAAGTCACGGTTTGGCGAGATAAAAAGGTTCACACTCAGCGATATGAACGGGGTGTTCCTGTAACTGAGTTAATCGCAAAACCCTATAAAGAAGCAAGAACTGGCACTTCTGTCACCTTTAAGCCAGATGTGCAAATCTTTACCACTGGGACTGAATTTGATTATCTGACTCTAGCTAACCGCCTGCGGGAATTGGCATATTTGAATGCAGGAGTAAAAATAACTTTTACTGATAATCGTCTAGAACTACTCAAAAGCGAGACACCCAAAGTAGAAGTCTACGAGTACAAGGGTGGAATTCGGGAATACATCGCTTATATGAACCGCGAGAAGCAACCACTGCATGAAGAAATTATTTATGTGCAGGGAGAACGTAATAACGTTCAAGTGGAGGTGGCTTTGCAGTGGTGTACCGATGCTTACACAGACAATGTGCTAGGTTTTGCTAATAATATTCGTACCGTTGACGGTGGTACGCACCTAGAAGGTTTAAAAGCGGTATTGACGAGAACCTTAAATGCGATCGCTCGCAAACGGAATAAACTCAAAGAAAATGATTCTAACCTCAGTGGTGAACACGTCCGCGAAGGTTTGACGGCGGTAATTTCTGTCAAAGTTCCCGACCCCGAATTTGAAGGACAAACTAAAACCAAACTGGGTAACACTGAAGTTAGAGGTATTGTTGATTCTTTAGTCGGTGAAGTCCTCACTGAATACCTGGAGTTTCACCCCAGCATCGCTGATTCTGTTCTAGATAAAGCCATCCAAGCCTTTAAAGCCGCAGAAGCAGCCCGTCACGCACGGGAGTTAGTGCGACGCAAATCTGTATTAGAATCTTCCCCGTTACCTGGGAAATTAGCTGATTGCAGTTCCCGTGACCCTGGCGAGTCAGAAATCTTTATCGTAGAAGGTGACTCCGCAGGTGGTAGTGCGAAACAAGGACGCGATCGCCGCACCCAAGCTATCCTGCCCCTACGCGGTAAAATTCTCAATATCGAGAAAACTGACGACTCGAAAATCTATAAGAATAATGAAGTTCAAGCTTTAATTACAGCTTTAGGTTTAGGTGTCAAAGGTGAGGAATTCGACTCTTCCCAGCTACGTTATCACCGGATTGTGATCATGACTGATGCTGACGTAGATGGGGCGCACATCCGCACCCTACTGTTAACCTTTTTCTATAGATATCAGCGATCGCTCATCGAACAAGGCTTTATTTATATTGCTTGTCCCCCATTATATAAAGTCGAACGGGGACGCAATCATGAGTATTGCTATAGCGATCGCGAACTGCAAGAAATCCTTGCCAAGTTCCCCGCTAACGCCAACTACACCATCCAACGCTTCAAAGGTTTGGGTGAAATGATGCCTGGGCAACTCTGGGATACCACTATGAACCCCCAAACCCGCACCCTCAAGCAAGTGGAAATTGAGGATGCTGCCGAAGCTGACCGCATCTTTACAATTTTAATGGGCGATCGTGTTGCACCTCGGCGCGAATTTATCGAAACCTATGGTTCTAAGTTGAATCTCGTTGATCTAGATATTTAATCTACTCAAAATTCTCCAGTCAACTTGTCAATGGGTAATTGGTTAATATCAATTACCCATTAATTTTTCCCAAACCCATACAGGACGAGG carries:
- a CDS encoding Uma2 family endonuclease translates to MVEQLLINNDDFYVPDANLLVTEDDTPVDNFASAKQQRLLVGSLYSSLQNQTFLAEANVGIYHTDKQPAIVPDVFLSLDVQTPENWWEKQNRCYMVWRFGKPPEVVIEIVSNQEGDELGKKLGIYEQMRVSYYIVYDSTQQLGENILRVYELRGRRYFETSETWLEQVGLGVTLWEGEFEGRQDIWLRWCYQDGSVLLTGDELAQQERQRAEQEKQRAEQAEERAQLLAERLRAMGIDPDTL
- the gyrB gene encoding DNA topoisomerase (ATP-hydrolyzing) subunit B, coding for MTSSYSADQIQVLEGLEAVRKRPGMYIGSTGPRGLHHLVYEVVDNSIDEALAGYCTHVEIDLNADGSVTVTDDGRGIPTDTHSRTGKSALETVLTVLHAGGKFGGGGYKVSGGLHGVGISVVNALSEVVEVTVWRDKKVHTQRYERGVPVTELIAKPYKEARTGTSVTFKPDVQIFTTGTEFDYLTLANRLRELAYLNAGVKITFTDNRLELLKSETPKVEVYEYKGGIREYIAYMNREKQPLHEEIIYVQGERNNVQVEVALQWCTDAYTDNVLGFANNIRTVDGGTHLEGLKAVLTRTLNAIARKRNKLKENDSNLSGEHVREGLTAVISVKVPDPEFEGQTKTKLGNTEVRGIVDSLVGEVLTEYLEFHPSIADSVLDKAIQAFKAAEAARHARELVRRKSVLESSPLPGKLADCSSRDPGESEIFIVEGDSAGGSAKQGRDRRTQAILPLRGKILNIEKTDDSKIYKNNEVQALITALGLGVKGEEFDSSQLRYHRIVIMTDADVDGAHIRTLLLTFFYRYQRSLIEQGFIYIACPPLYKVERGRNHEYCYSDRELQEILAKFPANANYTIQRFKGLGEMMPGQLWDTTMNPQTRTLKQVEIEDAAEADRIFTILMGDRVAPRREFIETYGSKLNLVDLDI
- the glcD gene encoding glycolate oxidase subunit GlcD, with amino-acid sequence MLTQDKQQRNWKPIIKAFEAVLGTNGVVQRREELITYECDGLTSYRQRPAVAVLPRTTEQVAAVVKICNQYAVPFIARGSGTGLSGGALPSDDSVLIVTSLMRQILSVDLDNQRIVVQPGVINSWVTQTVSGAGFYYAPDPSSQIICSIGGNVAENSGGVHCLKYGVTTNHVLGLKIVTPEGEIVDLGGQIPETPGYDLTGIFVGSEGTLGIATEITLRILKSAESICVLLADFTTVEAAGETVSDIISAGIIPGGMEMMDNISINAVEDVVATNCYPRDATAILLVEIDGLEIEVAENKKRVAEICKKNGARNVTSASDPETRLKLWKGRKAAFAAAGHLSPDYYVQDGVIPRTQLPYVLQEIEALSQKFGYQIANVFHAGDGNLHPLILFDNAVPGALEKVEELGGEILKLCVRVGGSISGEHGIGADKKCYMPDMFSTADLETMQWVRQVFNPQGLANPGKIFPTPRTCGEAANQNSNQQFAGVERF
- the miaA gene encoding tRNA (adenosine(37)-N6)-dimethylallyltransferase MiaA — protein: MTKLIVICGATATGKSSLAVNLARRLGSVILSADSRQVYREFNIGTAKPTLAEQKVVPHYLIDICDPKDTMTVADYQEQAQALINSLAVSPLLLVGGTGLYIRSIVQGMKIPRVAPNYELRSQLESLGQTTLYGILQQVDPTAAQKIHPNDPVRTLRALEVFYVTGIPISAQQGENPPNYPILQIGLDCEVEKLDKRIHQRTEQMITDGLVAEVEYLCQKYGADLPLLNTLGYQEIKQYLRGEISLESAKELTVLHTRQFAKRQRTWFRAYPQIEWFDADDSDLLENVWQRVEDFINN